The genome window AACCAGGCGAAAACGCGACCTGGGCCGCGGTCGGGATCGTCGACCAGCTGTTGCAGGAATCGGAAGGGCATTGAAAGAGGAGGATTGGAGAGACTACTAAGTTGTGGCGCGTAAGGATGCCAGTAGGAAATTCCTCTTTTCGTTGAAGTGACGTGCTATGGTAATCTCCTTATTGCTCGTCCTCTGCTCCTCTTGCCGAACTGGCTGAGGGGTTGTGAACTCGATCGATCCATCAGGAAAATCGATCGAGCTCAGCTCAACTCACTTGGTTTTACCACTGAAGTTTTCGCCTCTCTCGATGGCCCGAGCTGTAAAGCTCTTGAGTCCGTTTCCGGCCTGCTTCTAGGGAGCAAGGCTGAGATTTGATTCTTAGGAGAGGTTTGGCGTATCGATTCGAACGACAGATCGTCGGCTGAATCCTGCTCGATCATGTTTATCAAATCGCTTGCCAGTTCGCATAGCCAGATCCTTTTCCGAGACGCTCATGCTGTAACTGATTTCTCCATTCTGGATTCCGAATCCTTGGGGTGTTTCTATCAGCGGATTGCTCCTGCTAGAAGGATTTGGCAGGGTGCAAGCGGTAAAAAGCGAAGCGTTTTTTGCCGATTTGCACCTAGGACCAACCTTGTCATATAATTTTGGATGGCCCGATCAAAACGCGGAAGGAAACCAAAACCCTTGAAAGACAGGCGGCGCTTTTGCGTGTCGGTTCGATTGACCGAAGGCGAGCTCGAAGAGCTTGTGGCGAAGGCTGGAGCAAAGTGTTTGGGGACGAAGCTTCGTAACCTGGCCCTTTATCCTGCACGCTCGCGAAAACGCTCCAAAAGTGAGGTCCCCGCTGATGTGACCCGTGATCTACAAGGCGCATTGGAAAATCTAGGGCAGCTTGCCGCTAGTAAAAGGGATGTGTCAGATGCGACGCTGGCGGAATTAGTGGATACCCTGTTGCTGATCAGCGAGCGGGTGAGAAAGGACCGCAAATGATCTCCAAGAATTGCGGCCGAAGGCGATCCGCGAAAGGGCTCAAAAAGTACATCACGGCCAAAATGAAAGAGGCTGAGTTTGTTTGTGGTTCGGTATCCGATGCTGATTTTACCTCGGAGCTTGAAATTCGAGCCAGCCTGCGTCCTGACGTAGAGCGGCCGTTCGATCACTTCTCCCTACGCTTAGGCAAGGAGGAGGGGGATCTGCCGACATGGAAGTGGGTGCTGATCGTCGCTCGGTATTTGGCCCTGATGGACCTCAAAGATCCGCTGTATGCAGCGTGGAGACATCCGCGTACCAAGGATGGCGACGGTGACCATGTGCACATCGCGCTGTGCAGGGTGATGGCTGATGGAGCTTTGTGGGACGGACAATTTGAGGCTTATCGGGGAATCGAAGCTGCGGCCACGGTCGCCGCTGAATTCGGATTAGTTGTTGTTCGGTTCGAGGCCAAAAAAGCTCCGAAGCGAGGCGAGTTTGAGCTTTCGCAAAAACGAGGGGAGTACACCCCTCGACTCAAGCTGCGAGCGTTGGTCAACGCTTGCCTAGACTCAAGCGACGACTTCGAGGAATTCGCTGATGCCCTATCGTTTTACGGGATTCATTCCCGAGCTAACATTCAGCCGAACGGCCTCGTTCGCGGGCTCTCATTTCGGCTGGACGACTATTGCGCCAAGGGAAGCGAGCTAGGTCTTCCTTGGGCCAAAATTTCCAAAATACTGAATTATGACAAAGAAAAGCATGATCGAATCCTTGAACAATTCGGCGCTAGAACAGGCGACGAACAATTCGAAGGGCCTATTGAAGCTGGTGAATGCGACGAAGGAATTGCAGTCCGCGCTCGAAGTGATTCCGGAGAAGTTGGACCAAAAACTGAAACGAACAGTCGATCAGATGGTCGATTCGGCGAGTATGCTGAAGACAGCCACAGAGTGCTCGAGAAAATCTTCGGTCTCGGTGATGAAGGAAATCGATTCTTTGAAGAGGACGATTCAGGAGATTTCGAACGAGTTCGAGAAGGGCAATCAGGAGCTGCTGAAAACACACTTCAAGGTTTCGACGCTGATGAACAAACAGCTGGAGAAGGAATTCGAGACGATGAAGTCCGAGGTTCTGGGGGCGTCGAAAGGGATCGAAAAGTTGTGGGTCGAGAGGTTGGACCAAGTGAAAATCGCCGACGCGAAGAACTCGAACCTCCTATGGAAGTACGAGCAGAAATTGGAAGCGGTGACATCGACGATCAAGACGAGACTGGATCAAACCGAGAGTCGCTGGACCAAGGTTTGCTTGGCATACGACGAGCGGTTGTTGCAGATGCAGAGTCTGATCGAAAAAAAGCCTCCGAGAAGCTGGACGAGGATTTGCGGGAACGTGCTACTCTCCCTCCTTTGCGGGTTGTTGATGATTCAAATCTGGGGCGCGATGCAGGCAAAAAGCGAAAACGAAATGATCGTCGCTCAACTCGAGATGCGAATGAAGCCGAAACTTTTCCGGGAATATAAGGAGCTGGCGATACGAGAACAATCCGAGGACCTTGGACCGCTTGAGCGACTCATCCGCAGCGGAAGCGAGTGACAGGGAGTTTGAACTTTTTTTTGGCTCATCACCAAAAGTAGGGGAATAGCCGCTTACCTGCAG of Pelagicoccus enzymogenes contains these proteins:
- a CDS encoding relaxase/mobilization nuclease domain-containing protein, which produces MISKNCGRRRSAKGLKKYITAKMKEAEFVCGSVSDADFTSELEIRASLRPDVERPFDHFSLRLGKEEGDLPTWKWVLIVARYLALMDLKDPLYAAWRHPRTKDGDGDHVHIALCRVMADGALWDGQFEAYRGIEAAATVAAEFGLVVVRFEAKKAPKRGEFELSQKRGEYTPRLKLRALVNACLDSSDDFEEFADALSFYGIHSRANIQPNGLVRGLSFRLDDYCAKGSELGLPWAKISKILNYDKEKHDRILEQFGARTGDEQFEGPIEAGECDEGIAVRARSDSGEVGPKTETNSRSDGRFGEYAEDSHRVLEKIFGLGDEGNRFFEEDDSGDFERVREGQSGAAENTLQGFDADEQTAGEGIRDDEVRGSGGVERDRKVVGREVGPSENRRREELEPPMEVRAEIGSGDIDDQDETGSNRESLDQGLLGIRRAVVADAESDRKKASEKLDEDLRERATLPPLRVVDDSNLGRDAGKKRKRNDRRSTRDANEAETFPGI